Proteins from one Rhodohalobacter mucosus genomic window:
- the hemE gene encoding uroporphyrinogen decarboxylase has protein sequence MSHNFPELKNDLFLRALKGEEVERPPVWMMRQAGRYLPQYMVLRKKYTFFERVETPELACEITIQPIDELEPDAAIIFSDILTVPQALNIDVQMVPGKGPVMGNPIRTEDDAFAILAEDVAQKLQHVMDAITLTRKELNGRVPLIGFAGAPWTLFCYMVQGEGSKNFDKAKAFLFQHPDASRHVMKELTKATIDYLRAQVDAGAQAVQVFDSWAGLLSPDDFNEWAMPYLMEITHAIRDVPVILFAKGAWYALERLSFKSGAAALGLDWTISPEFARLKSRSEITLQGNFDPTHLLAPIPEIRKQTRRMIDRFGARRYIANLGHGILPHVPVDHARAFVDSVKEYGSGE, from the coding sequence ATGTCACACAACTTCCCCGAACTCAAAAACGACCTTTTCCTCCGCGCTCTTAAAGGAGAAGAGGTGGAGCGTCCGCCGGTATGGATGATGCGCCAGGCCGGACGCTACCTGCCGCAGTACATGGTGCTGCGGAAAAAGTACACCTTTTTTGAGCGTGTGGAGACGCCGGAACTGGCCTGTGAAATCACCATTCAGCCGATTGATGAGCTGGAGCCGGACGCAGCCATCATCTTTTCCGATATCCTCACGGTGCCCCAGGCGCTCAACATCGATGTGCAGATGGTGCCGGGCAAGGGGCCTGTGATGGGAAACCCGATCCGGACGGAAGACGATGCGTTTGCCATACTTGCAGAGGACGTGGCGCAAAAGCTGCAGCATGTAATGGACGCCATCACCCTCACCCGGAAGGAGCTGAACGGACGAGTACCGCTGATCGGCTTTGCCGGCGCTCCATGGACCCTCTTTTGCTACATGGTGCAGGGCGAGGGATCCAAAAACTTTGATAAGGCGAAAGCCTTCCTGTTTCAGCATCCGGATGCATCGCGTCATGTGATGAAAGAACTGACCAAAGCCACGATCGACTATCTCCGGGCACAGGTGGACGCCGGTGCGCAGGCGGTTCAGGTTTTCGATTCCTGGGCCGGGCTCCTGAGTCCCGACGATTTCAACGAGTGGGCCATGCCGTACCTGATGGAAATTACGCACGCAATCAGGGATGTACCCGTGATCCTGTTTGCCAAAGGCGCGTGGTACGCGCTTGAACGGCTCAGTTTTAAAAGCGGAGCTGCGGCGCTTGGCCTGGACTGGACAATCTCCCCGGAGTTTGCCCGCCTGAAATCGCGCAGTGAGATTACGCTGCAGGGTAATTTCGATCCGACGCACCTGCTGGCACCCATTCCCGAGATCCGGAAGCAGACCCGAAGGATGATCGACCGTTTTGGAGCCCGGCGCTACATCGCGAACCTGGGCCACGGTATACTGCCCCACGTACCGGTAGATCACGCCAGGGCGTTTGTGGATAGTGTAAAGGAATATGGGAGTGGAGAGTGA
- the tnpA gene encoding IS200/IS605 family transposase — protein MNTYLKNYHHIVFSTKHRSACLTKPGREDLYRFITGILRNKRCKLYQINGVDDHIHILSHIHPDQSLSGLVKDIKLASTCFIKEMQLFETFSGWQNGYAAFTHSEKEKSRLIQYIKNQEQRHKVDSFTVELRALLKEHKVDFDEKYLV, from the coding sequence ATGAATACCTATCTGAAAAATTATCATCACATCGTTTTCAGTACAAAACACCGGTCTGCATGTCTGACAAAACCCGGGAGAGAAGATCTTTACAGATTTATTACAGGGATATTAAGGAACAAGAGATGCAAGCTGTATCAAATCAATGGTGTGGATGACCATATCCACATTCTAAGCCATATTCATCCGGATCAATCTTTATCAGGATTGGTGAAAGATATAAAGCTTGCGAGTACATGTTTTATAAAAGAGATGCAGCTGTTCGAAACATTTTCAGGGTGGCAAAATGGATATGCTGCATTTACGCACAGCGAGAAAGAAAAGTCAAGATTGATTCAATACATAAAAAATCAGGAACAGAGGCACAAGGTCGATTCATTTACCGTGGAATTAAGAGCACTCTTGAAGGAACACAAAGTTGATTTTGATGAGAAGTACCTTGTGTAA
- the hemF gene encoding oxygen-dependent coproporphyrinogen oxidase, protein MPTTKESFTQYIHNLQDEICSALEEVDGKAAFREDNWERDGGGGGRTRVIEKGEVFEKGGVNISTVHGELPDPIKKHFNVEQGWFWAGGISLVIHPESPMVPTVHANFRYFELYEDEQMENVSDAWFGGGADLTPYYLWDEDAEHFHRVFKEACDPHGKDLYPKFKQQCDDYFHNSHRGEARGIGGLFFDYLRADEKRSIGDWHSFTTDIGKVFLDAYLPIVRNRVHEPYNPAQKYWQEIRRGRYVEFNLIHDRGTLFGLKTNGRIESILMSLPPQVRWDYDFQPAEGSREAELIEVLQNPREWAE, encoded by the coding sequence ATGCCAACAACCAAAGAATCTTTTACCCAATACATCCACAACCTGCAGGATGAAATCTGCTCTGCGCTGGAAGAGGTTGACGGAAAAGCTGCGTTTCGCGAGGATAACTGGGAGCGTGACGGAGGCGGCGGCGGACGAACCCGCGTGATTGAAAAAGGAGAGGTATTTGAAAAAGGCGGGGTGAATATTTCAACCGTGCACGGAGAGCTTCCTGATCCGATTAAGAAGCATTTTAACGTGGAGCAGGGGTGGTTCTGGGCCGGGGGCATTTCATTGGTGATTCATCCAGAAAGCCCGATGGTACCCACTGTTCATGCCAATTTCCGCTATTTTGAGCTGTATGAGGATGAGCAGATGGAAAACGTCTCAGACGCCTGGTTTGGCGGCGGGGCCGATCTGACGCCCTATTACCTGTGGGATGAGGATGCGGAACACTTTCACAGGGTGTTCAAAGAGGCGTGCGATCCGCATGGGAAAGACCTCTATCCGAAATTCAAGCAGCAGTGCGATGACTATTTTCACAACTCCCACCGGGGTGAGGCAAGAGGAATCGGCGGACTGTTTTTTGATTACCTGCGCGCCGATGAGAAACGGTCCATCGGTGACTGGCACTCTTTTACTACCGATATTGGAAAAGTTTTTCTGGATGCCTACCTGCCTATCGTTCGCAACCGGGTTCATGAGCCCTATAACCCGGCCCAAAAGTACTGGCAGGAGATACGGCGCGGGCGGTATGTGGAGTTCAACCTGATTCACGACCGGGGAACGCTCTTTGGGCTGAAGACCAACGGCCGCATCGAATCTATCCTCATGAGCCTGCCACCGCAGGTGCGATGGGATTATGATTTTCAGCCGGCAGAAGGCAGCAGAGAGGCGGAACTTATTGAGGTGCTTCAGAATCCCAGGGAGTGGGCCGAATAG